One region of Termitidicoccus mucosus genomic DNA includes:
- a CDS encoding family 43 glycosylhydrolase has product MKTKFYYGLTALFLALASLTLAAGTATTIKPGALWPDDRGEHINAHGGGILKLSDTWYWFGEYRPKDAVPGRRYVSCYSSTDLVNWKFCGLPIDMAAPENIGPNWVLERPKVYYNATTKKFVMYLHIDGPLDPNEPDPTKAYKIARVGVAVSDTVEGPYTYLRSFRPLGQESRDIGQFIDDDGSAYLIFESRPTKGFFIAKLSDDYLDVIEQTAFIQAPIEGGALVHYDGLYYLLGSALTGWAPNPNKYATANDLKGPWSEFKDIAPPETKTYHSQSTMLLKIVGTKKTTVIFMGDQWKPKTQWDSRYLWMPVEIGNGRLWLPEPQEWTLDVKSGASAIITPQRASAAEAIPAKKDVINAMTLANNYFMAKWPKAGSHDLPKKRPCNIWTRGVYFEGALALRPQARRFSFTGWPGESTRGICPPTLIYLLPPKAGMR; this is encoded by the coding sequence ATGAAAACAAAATTCTACTACGGACTCACTGCTCTCTTCCTCGCGCTGGCCAGTCTTACTTTGGCCGCCGGCACCGCCACGACCATCAAGCCCGGCGCGCTCTGGCCTGATGATCGCGGCGAACATATCAACGCCCACGGCGGCGGCATTCTCAAACTCAGTGACACTTGGTATTGGTTTGGTGAATACCGCCCGAAGGATGCTGTTCCCGGTCGCCGCTACGTCTCGTGTTACTCATCCACGGATCTCGTCAACTGGAAGTTTTGCGGGCTGCCGATCGACATGGCAGCGCCCGAAAACATCGGTCCGAATTGGGTTCTTGAGCGCCCGAAGGTTTACTACAACGCGACGACAAAAAAATTTGTGATGTACCTGCACATCGACGGACCACTCGACCCCAACGAGCCCGATCCCACTAAAGCCTACAAAATCGCCCGCGTCGGCGTGGCCGTTTCCGACACCGTCGAAGGTCCCTACACATACCTCCGGTCCTTCCGTCCTCTCGGGCAGGAGAGTCGCGACATCGGCCAGTTTATCGATGATGACGGCAGCGCCTACCTGATCTTCGAGAGCCGCCCGACGAAAGGCTTCTTCATCGCGAAACTCTCCGACGACTATCTGGACGTCATCGAACAGACTGCCTTCATCCAGGCTCCGATCGAGGGCGGCGCGCTTGTGCATTACGATGGCCTCTACTATCTCCTCGGCTCCGCACTCACCGGCTGGGCGCCGAACCCAAATAAATACGCCACCGCAAACGATCTGAAAGGTCCGTGGAGCGAGTTCAAGGACATCGCTCCGCCCGAGACCAAGACGTATCACTCGCAATCGACAATGCTTTTAAAAATCGTAGGCACCAAAAAAACGACCGTCATCTTTATGGGAGACCAGTGGAAACCCAAAACCCAGTGGGACAGCCGTTACCTCTGGATGCCGGTGGAAATCGGCAACGGCAGACTCTGGCTTCCAGAACCTCAGGAGTGGACACTCGATGTGAAGAGCGGAGCGTCCGCGATCATCACTCCGCAGCGCGCCAGTGCGGCAGAGGCGATTCCTGCGAAGAAAGATGTGATCAACGCGATGACGCTGGCGAATAACTACTTCATGGCAAAATGGCCCAAGGCGGGCAGTCACGACCTTCCCAAGAAGCGTCCCTGCAACATCTGGACACGTGGAGTTTATTTCGAGGGGGCGCTTGCCTTGAGACCACAGGCACGGCGCTTTTCATTTACGGGCTGGCCTGGGGAATCAACAAGGGGCATCTGCCCGCCGACACTTATCTACCTGCTACCACCAAAGGCTGGAATGCGATGA